One Planctomicrobium piriforme genomic window, ATCAATCCCGGCAAAACCGACCCAATCGGGCCGGGACCATTTCTCCGCGGCGGCTCTGCGTGATACCCAAGGGAGTCGAGATGGAAACGGGAGTTGTCGGCTGGCATCAAGGGTCTAGAGTGAGACAGACACTTCTCACCAAAAGGCTGTTGTGACAATGGTTTCGATCACCCGTGACGGGCAGGGCTGGATATTGAGAGCCGAGCAGGTTTTGCCGACCAGTCCGGCCACGGCGTTTGCCTTTTTCTCGGACGCAGCGAACCTGGAAGCGATCACGCCGGCATTTCTGAATTTTCGGATCCTGACGCCGCTGCCGATGACGATGGAGGAAGGGGCGCTGATCGACTACCGCATCCGGCTGCATGGGTTGCCGATTCGCTGGCGAACGGAAATCACGCTGTGGCAGCCTCCTTATGCGTTCGTCGACACGCAGTTGAAAGGGCCGTACAAGCGGTGGGTGCATCGGCATACTTTTGAGCCGCATCCGCAGGGAACGCGAATGCTGGATGAAGTCTCGTATGATGTGCCTGGCGGGCGACTGGTGAATGCGCTGTTCGTCAGCCGGGATGTGCGGCGGATTTTTGAGTACCGCGCCCAGACCCTGTCCCGCATCTTCGCCAATGCACCTGTCGGCGCGCAGGAATAAGACCTCGTGAGCAAACAGACTGTCCCGGAGATTCGAATTCGCAAGCTGAACGACGCGCCTGTTCAGCCCGACGGCGATTACGTTCTGTACTGGATGACCGCCAATCGGCGGACTCAGTGGAACTTCTCGCTGCAACGGGCCGTTGAACACGCCCAGGCACTCTGCAAACCGCTGTTGATCTTCGAGGCTCTGCGGATCAACTATCGCTGGGCCAGCGACCGGCTGCATCGGTTTGTGCTGCAGGGGATGGCGGATCAACGGGCGGCACTCGCGTCCAAGCCTGTCCGTTACTACTGCTACGTCGAGCCGAAGCAACATGCCGCGAAGGGGCTGCTTGAGGCTCTGGCGAAACAGGCGTGCGTCGTCGTGACGGATGATTTCCCATGCTTCTTCCTGCCGGCGATGCTCAAGCTGGCGGCGCGACTGTCGCCTGTGGCGCTCGAGGGGGTCGACTCCAACGGGTTGCTCCCGATGCGCGCGGCGGATCATGACTATCCGACGGCGTATGCCTTTCGTCGGTTTCTCCAGAAAGAACTTCCAAAGCACCTGCCGCATCTGCCAGTGGCCGACCCGCTATCGCGAGTCGATCTGCCAAAATTGAAGTCTCTGCCAGCAGGGCTCGAGAAGAAATGGCCTGAGGCGTCGGACAGGTTGCTGTCAGGTGAGATCAGCGAATTGAAGAAGTTCGACATCGATCACACAGTCGGCCCGGCGGCGTTTGACGGCGGGGCCGTCGCCGGCAAGAAGACGCTGGATCGGTTCCTGAAACAGCGGCTCGATCGGTACGGGGAAGGTCGCAACGATCCGGACAACGAGGCGGCGAGCGGTTTGTCTCCTTACCTGCACTTCGGCCACATTTCCGCCCATGAAGTCTTTTCGCGAGTGACGGATCGCGAAAAGTGGAGCCTGGATCAGCTCGCGAGTTCAACGAGTGGGAGCCGGTCCGGTTGGTGGGGGATGACTCCGTCCGCCGAGAGTTTTTTGGATGAGCTCATCACTTGGCGGGAGCTGGGTTACAACATGTGTTCGCATCGGCGCGATTACGACCGATACGAGTCCTTGCCGGAATGGGCGCAAAAGACGCTGGCCGAGCACGCCGATGACGCAAGAGAAGCTGAATACACACTTGAGCAACTGGAGAACGCCGAAACTTACGATGACATCTGGAACGCCGCCCAGCGGCAACTGGTCCGCGACGGGCGAATGCACAACTATCTGCGAATGTTGTGGGGGAAGAAGATTCTGCAATGGACAGAGTCGCCCCAGAAGGCCCTGGAGTTCATGATCGAACTCAACAACAAGTATGCGGTTGATGGCCGGAACCCGAACTCGTACTCAGGCATCTTCTGGGTCTTGGGCCGGTACGACCGCGCCTGGGGCCCGGAACGACCCGTCTTCGGGAAGATCCGCTACATGACCAGCGACAGCACGCGGCGAAAGCTGGATCTTGACAACTATCTGGCGACGTACGGCGAGGAATGAATCCATTTTGCACTCTTGAATAGGCAGTAACCTCCTCAGGTGAATCAGCTTACACCGCGCGACGTGTTCACGAAAAACTCACGCCAAATTCGCAGATTTTCCCCTTCCCCGGTTTTCGCCTGCTCGATATGATCCATCTGTCAAGAAGCGGGCGTCGCGGAAGGACTGTTGACTGTCAGGCCTGAATCAGGTTCCAGTCTGCAGGATGACTCTTCTGCTGGATGTATTTGACGAACGGCATCGAAGCTCATGCCGTTTTCGAGACCGGCAGCTTCAAGACAAGGGTGCTTTTGATAAAGCCCCTTCAACACAGGACGACCAGCATGCAGAACCCCATTCGAGCAGTTCGGGTTTAGCGGCTTTCACGCCCCAGGCGTGAAGGTCAGGTAACTCTGTTGCCATGCGGTTCCGCGGTTCTTGTGTTTCTGATTCTTCTCGCCGCCGTGATTGAGAAACGGCTGCATGTTCCCCGGAGACTTTTCGCTCTCCGTGTCTCTTTTTCTAACTGGGTTTGCAATGGATCTGAACAAAGTTCGCAACATCGGTATTTCCGCCCACATCGACTCGGGTAAGACGACGCTCACCGAGCGCATTCTGTTTTACTCCGGCCGTATTCACAAGATCGGCGAAGTGAAGGGGGCCGGCGATGGTGCGACCATGGACCATATGGACCTGGAAAAAGAACGCGGCATCACGATTACCTCCGCTGCGACCCAGGTGCGGTGGGACGACCACGTCATTAACGTCATCGATACTCCGGGCCACGTCGACTTCACCGT contains:
- a CDS encoding SRPBCC family protein; protein product: MVSITRDGQGWILRAEQVLPTSPATAFAFFSDAANLEAITPAFLNFRILTPLPMTMEEGALIDYRIRLHGLPIRWRTEITLWQPPYAFVDTQLKGPYKRWVHRHTFEPHPQGTRMLDEVSYDVPGGRLVNALFVSRDVRRIFEYRAQTLSRIFANAPVGAQE
- a CDS encoding cryptochrome/DNA photolyase family protein, coding for MSKQTVPEIRIRKLNDAPVQPDGDYVLYWMTANRRTQWNFSLQRAVEHAQALCKPLLIFEALRINYRWASDRLHRFVLQGMADQRAALASKPVRYYCYVEPKQHAAKGLLEALAKQACVVVTDDFPCFFLPAMLKLAARLSPVALEGVDSNGLLPMRAADHDYPTAYAFRRFLQKELPKHLPHLPVADPLSRVDLPKLKSLPAGLEKKWPEASDRLLSGEISELKKFDIDHTVGPAAFDGGAVAGKKTLDRFLKQRLDRYGEGRNDPDNEAASGLSPYLHFGHISAHEVFSRVTDREKWSLDQLASSTSGSRSGWWGMTPSAESFLDELITWRELGYNMCSHRRDYDRYESLPEWAQKTLAEHADDAREAEYTLEQLENAETYDDIWNAAQRQLVRDGRMHNYLRMLWGKKILQWTESPQKALEFMIELNNKYAVDGRNPNSYSGIFWVLGRYDRAWGPERPVFGKIRYMTSDSTRRKLDLDNYLATYGEE